From Caulobacter segnis, a single genomic window includes:
- a CDS encoding NUDIX domain-containing protein: MLAFGTPVEGLVYRDRRAAFGVAENGQGKIALAQVIKPGKAPYFDLPGGAVDGDETEREAVAREFGEETGLVVEAGSLIETVSQHFLKSDGEPVRNFGGIYVVKVTGETPGLKVEDDHALVWLDPRDAVVALRHDAHAWAVAAWMRRGSAPL; the protein is encoded by the coding sequence ATGCTGGCGTTCGGGACGCCCGTCGAAGGGCTGGTCTATCGCGATCGCCGCGCCGCGTTCGGGGTGGCCGAGAATGGGCAGGGCAAGATCGCCCTGGCTCAGGTCATCAAGCCTGGAAAGGCGCCGTATTTCGACCTGCCCGGCGGGGCGGTGGACGGTGACGAAACGGAACGGGAAGCCGTCGCCCGCGAGTTCGGCGAGGAGACCGGCCTGGTGGTCGAGGCCGGGTCCCTGATCGAGACGGTGTCCCAGCACTTCCTGAAGTCCGACGGCGAGCCGGTCCGGAACTTCGGTGGGATCTATGTCGTGAAGGTCACGGGCGAGACGCCCGGCCTCAAGGTCGAGGACGACCATGCGCTGGTCTGGCTGGACCCGCGCGACGCGGTGGTCGCCCTGCGCCACGACGCCCATGCCTGGGCGGTCGCGGCGTGGATGCGCAGGGGTTCGGCCCCTCTTTAG
- a CDS encoding S1/P1 Nuclease, giving the protein MRLSTSLKVLALAAALSAPAASAFAWGAAGHRVVGVVGAQSLPSDVPAFLRTPEAIAAIGEYAREPDRWKGAGKIHDTDRDSAHFLDIDDQGKMFGGPAFTVATLPPTRADYEKALQPAGVDSWKAGYLPYSIIDGYQQLVKDFTYWRILKAVVKTEKDATKLAYYKADLTRREALLLRDLGVWAHYVGDGSQPLHLSVHYNGWGDYPNPNGYTNSRSIHFQFEGPLAKALGDEASVKALVPAYKACECSIETRVVGYLTDTWKQTEPLYQLEKAGGMVETDPRAKAFVQARIAAGAAALRDLVTDAWRESANGKIGYRPEISVADVEAGKADPWFDLYGKD; this is encoded by the coding sequence TTGCGTCTGTCGACCAGCCTGAAAGTCCTCGCCCTCGCCGCCGCGCTGTCGGCGCCGGCCGCTTCGGCCTTCGCCTGGGGCGCCGCGGGCCACCGCGTCGTCGGCGTGGTCGGCGCCCAGAGCTTGCCGTCCGACGTGCCGGCCTTCCTGCGTACGCCCGAAGCCATCGCGGCGATCGGCGAGTACGCCCGCGAGCCGGATCGCTGGAAAGGCGCAGGCAAGATCCACGACACCGACCGCGACAGCGCCCACTTCCTGGACATCGACGATCAGGGAAAGATGTTCGGCGGGCCGGCCTTCACCGTCGCCACCCTGCCGCCGACCCGCGCCGACTATGAAAAGGCCCTGCAGCCCGCCGGCGTCGACAGCTGGAAGGCGGGCTACCTGCCGTATTCGATCATCGACGGCTATCAGCAGCTGGTGAAGGACTTCACCTACTGGCGCATCCTGAAGGCGGTGGTGAAGACCGAGAAAGACGCCACCAAGCTGGCCTACTACAAGGCCGACCTGACGCGCCGCGAGGCCCTGCTGCTGCGCGACCTGGGCGTCTGGGCCCACTATGTCGGCGACGGCAGCCAGCCGCTGCACCTGTCGGTGCACTACAACGGCTGGGGCGACTATCCCAACCCCAACGGCTACACCAATTCGCGCTCGATCCACTTCCAGTTCGAGGGGCCGCTGGCCAAGGCGCTGGGCGACGAGGCGTCGGTCAAGGCGCTGGTGCCGGCCTACAAGGCCTGCGAATGCTCGATCGAGACCCGGGTCGTCGGCTATCTGACCGACACCTGGAAGCAGACCGAGCCGCTGTACCAGCTGGAAAAGGCCGGCGGCATGGTCGAGACCGACCCGCGCGCCAAGGCCTTCGTCCAGGCCCGCATCGCGGCCGGAGCCGCGGCGCTGCGCGACCTGGTCACCGACGCCTGGCGCGAAAGCGCCAACGGCAAGATCGGCTATCGTCCCGAGATCAGCGTGGCGGACGTCGAGGCCGGCAAGGCCGACCCGTGGTTCGACCTCTACGGCAAGGACTGA
- a CDS encoding UrcA family protein, translating into MSKTVNRIAAIAALALAATPIIGLTAAHAGERAQPVARIAVGDLRLAQPADAREFVRRVDVAAHRVCSDRGLRGLSARACRMDFAEDLKDAMTEQQAADLRVAQRAGANIALAAN; encoded by the coding sequence ATGAGCAAGACCGTCAACCGCATCGCCGCCATCGCCGCCCTGGCCCTGGCCGCCACCCCGATCATCGGCCTGACCGCCGCCCATGCTGGCGAACGCGCTCAGCCGGTGGCCCGCATCGCCGTCGGCGATCTGCGCCTGGCCCAGCCGGCCGACGCCCGCGAGTTCGTCCGTCGGGTCGATGTCGCGGCGCATCGCGTCTGCTCGGACCGCGGTCTGCGCGGTCTGTCGGCCCGCGCCTGCCGCATGGACTTCGCCGAGGATCTGAAGGACGCCATGACCGAGCAGCAGGCCGCCGACCTGCGGGTCGCCCAGCGCGCCGGCGCCAACATCGCCCTGGCGGCGAACTAA
- a CDS encoding acyl-CoA dehydrogenase family protein, translating into MDFDYSDDQKFLKEEARKFLAAHCDVAVVRGVLDNADRSFDEKLWKGVAEQGWLGASIPEEHGGLGLGRVELCAIAEELGRVVAPIPFASTVYFLAEGVLAHGADGQKAAILPRIAAGQMIGCLATSEGPGVVGPSTLTCRVEAGKLFGTKIPVTDGDVADTALVLASESGRPGLYLVDLTGKGVARETLKSLDPTRGVAKLTFDGAVAERLGEAGQGFEIVQAILDRAAVLLAFEQLGGADRCLEMAKEYALGRYAFGRVIAGYQAIKHKLADMYVRNEVARSNAYYGAWALNDDAPELPIAAAAARIAASEAYWFASKESIQVHGGMGFTWDVDCHLYYRRSRQLSLVAGAPKVWKERLVSQLEQKNAA; encoded by the coding sequence GTGGATTTCGACTATTCGGACGACCAGAAGTTCCTGAAGGAAGAGGCGCGCAAGTTCCTCGCCGCCCATTGCGACGTCGCCGTCGTGCGCGGCGTCCTGGACAACGCCGACCGCTCGTTCGACGAGAAACTGTGGAAGGGCGTGGCCGAGCAGGGCTGGCTGGGCGCCTCGATCCCCGAGGAACATGGTGGGCTGGGCCTGGGCCGCGTCGAGCTGTGCGCCATCGCCGAGGAACTGGGCCGCGTCGTCGCGCCGATCCCGTTCGCCTCCACCGTCTATTTCCTGGCCGAGGGCGTCCTGGCCCATGGCGCCGACGGCCAGAAGGCGGCCATCCTGCCGCGCATCGCCGCCGGCCAGATGATCGGCTGCCTGGCGACCTCGGAAGGGCCGGGCGTCGTGGGGCCCTCGACGCTGACCTGTCGGGTCGAGGCCGGCAAGCTGTTCGGGACCAAGATCCCCGTCACCGACGGCGACGTCGCCGACACCGCCCTGGTGCTGGCCAGCGAGAGCGGCCGACCGGGCCTCTATCTCGTCGACCTGACCGGCAAGGGCGTGGCGCGCGAGACCCTGAAGAGCCTCGATCCCACGCGCGGCGTGGCCAAGCTGACCTTCGACGGCGCGGTCGCCGAGCGGCTGGGCGAGGCCGGGCAGGGCTTCGAGATCGTCCAGGCGATCCTCGATCGCGCCGCCGTGCTGCTGGCCTTCGAACAGCTGGGCGGCGCCGACCGCTGCCTGGAGATGGCCAAGGAATACGCCCTGGGCCGCTACGCCTTCGGCCGGGTCATCGCTGGCTACCAGGCGATCAAGCACAAGCTGGCCGATATGTACGTCAGGAACGAGGTCGCCCGCTCGAACGCCTATTACGGCGCCTGGGCCCTGAACGACGACGCCCCGGAACTGCCGATCGCGGCGGCGGCGGCGCGGATCGCGGCCTCCGAGGCCTACTGGTTCGCCAGCAAGGAGAGCATCCAGGTGCACGGCGGCATGGGCTTCACGTGGGACGTCGACTGCCACCTCTATTACCGCCGCTCGCGGCAGCTCAGCCTGGTCGCCGGCGCGCCCAAGGTCTGGAAGGAACGGCTGGTCAGCCAGCTCGAACAGAAGAACGCGGCGTAA
- a CDS encoding glutathione S-transferase family protein → MTLRIYGDSISGNCLKVKWTAERLHLPFEWIETSVLKAETRTPEFMALNPAGQVPLAILEDGRPLSQSNAIMLHLAEGSALVPVDAYKRAKMFEWLFWEQYSHEPYVAVVRFQVAYLGKARESLEARLIERGDAALARLETQLQQTPFLVGERLTLADIALVAYTRVAHEGGFDLSQYPAVTDWVGRMETALGIIRSLGVLPCVCRPA, encoded by the coding sequence ATGACGCTGCGCATCTACGGCGACTCGATTTCGGGCAACTGCCTGAAGGTGAAGTGGACGGCAGAGCGTCTGCATCTGCCCTTCGAATGGATCGAGACCAGCGTCTTGAAGGCCGAGACGCGAACGCCAGAGTTCATGGCCCTGAATCCGGCGGGTCAGGTTCCGCTGGCGATCCTGGAGGACGGCCGGCCGCTGTCGCAGTCCAACGCCATCATGCTGCACCTGGCCGAAGGCTCGGCGCTGGTCCCTGTCGACGCCTACAAGCGGGCCAAGATGTTCGAGTGGCTGTTCTGGGAGCAGTATAGCCACGAGCCCTATGTGGCGGTCGTCCGCTTCCAGGTCGCCTATCTGGGCAAGGCGCGCGAGAGCCTGGAAGCGCGACTGATAGAACGGGGCGACGCCGCCTTGGCGCGCCTGGAAACACAGCTGCAACAAACGCCCTTTCTGGTCGGTGAGCGGCTGACCCTGGCGGACATCGCCCTGGTGGCTTACACCCGCGTGGCGCACGAGGGCGGGTTCGACCTTTCGCAGTATCCGGCCGTGACGGACTGGGTAGGGCGGATGGAGACCGCGCTCGGCATTATCCGATCCCTTGGAGTTCTTCCTTGCGTCTGTCGACCAGCCTGA
- a CDS encoding CPBP family intramembrane glutamic endopeptidase, with amino-acid sequence MARDQAGLEVGRRRFLHPGPLRWLRASGWMVLLFVVFAIVYAGAQTVGNPLFSKGGHLLEVLEVAVICAAGLGLYAGIVRLAEGRWPEELSPRQAPADLAIGLVVGAAMLSVVVGGLYALGVYEISGPRPASAWGTIAMAIESGVMEELLMRAIVLRLLMRAFGIWPALVLQAALFGALHLANPNASATAAAAIAIEAGLMLAGFYLLTGRLWMSIGVHAAWNFTQGWVWGASVSGIPVVESWLVSKPKPGAPEFLSGGAFGPEASLPAMVVGTATAVLVLWLAWKKGNFKAKADTVQPSDASVPDTVG; translated from the coding sequence GTGGCGCGAGATCAGGCTGGGCTGGAAGTCGGGCGGCGGCGGTTCCTGCATCCCGGGCCGCTGCGCTGGTTGCGCGCCAGCGGCTGGATGGTGCTGCTCTTCGTCGTGTTCGCGATCGTCTATGCCGGCGCCCAGACGGTGGGAAATCCTCTGTTCAGCAAGGGCGGCCATCTGCTGGAAGTCCTGGAGGTCGCGGTCATCTGCGCGGCGGGCCTGGGTCTCTACGCCGGGATCGTGCGGCTGGCCGAAGGGCGCTGGCCCGAGGAACTGAGCCCGCGCCAGGCGCCGGCGGATCTGGCCATCGGCCTTGTGGTCGGGGCGGCCATGCTCAGCGTCGTCGTGGGCGGCCTCTACGCGCTGGGCGTCTATGAAATCAGCGGACCGCGCCCGGCCTCGGCCTGGGGGACAATCGCCATGGCCATCGAGTCCGGCGTGATGGAAGAGCTGCTGATGCGCGCCATCGTCCTACGCCTGCTGATGCGGGCCTTCGGGATCTGGCCGGCCCTGGTCCTGCAGGCGGCGTTGTTCGGCGCATTGCATCTGGCCAATCCCAACGCCAGCGCGACCGCCGCCGCCGCCATCGCCATCGAGGCGGGCCTGATGCTGGCGGGCTTCTATCTCTTGACCGGGCGGCTGTGGATGTCGATCGGCGTCCACGCGGCCTGGAACTTCACCCAGGGGTGGGTGTGGGGCGCCTCGGTCTCTGGCATCCCGGTCGTCGAGAGCTGGCTGGTCAGCAAGCCCAAGCCCGGCGCGCCGGAGTTTCTGAGCGGCGGCGCCTTCGGGCCCGAGGCCTCGCTACCGGCCATGGTGGTCGGTACGGCGACGGCGGTCCTGGTGCTGTGGCTGGCCTGGAAGAAGGGGAACTTCAAGGCGAAGGCGGACACGGTCCAGCCGTCCGACGCTTCGGTCCCGGATACCGTGGGGTAA
- the pleC gene encoding cell cycle histidine kinase PleC, with protein MRAKSARAPSQAFVRIAILSALLLLAIYTAFGVRRLQSEVSSNPGGASLAAKAGLIAGRVETNLAAQRAGLSAAADLLAHDPGAPADAAEIALRAAGGEAAAVAIITGSGDIVAVAGRDEAADWKAAAHAAAITGRNTWTGSVGRAGRLYVATAATVDQVPAFVIASGDASRLVVDPEKGDSAALALPDGKLITLRGRDIRGATTLREAFALPPEALGRRVAVRGRAVDGARLDIAVRPVAEGALLVVSAAPMRSAATLERQVMQGAFNMMAPLAIGIALALLLMIQSRKVEHAHREFIDSEQRFRLAVEAARCGIWEWDLSSDQVFLSDVTGAMFGWSGGGVVSGQDLLERISVDHRERVRNALANAAMYGAFDVSFRVPAAEQGARSLWVDARGQGFGRSGADGFVRIIGVALDVTEERIAQARAQAAENRLRDAIESVSEAFVLWDRQGRLLMCNRNYRNVFSLEPRILKPGAARAEVNRFAARAIRQEHPAPDGAKGVREAELMDGRWIQISERRTAEGGLVMTAADITAIKNQEEARRLNEEQLQNAVAGLERSQEQLAELARKYETEKVKAEGANRAKSEFLANMSHELRTPLNAINGFSEIMMNEMFGALGDPRYKGYSQDIHSSGQHLLALINDILDMSKIEAGKMNLKFEPMHLEDVAEDAVRLIRNRAEAAGLALSIEFPHLPEIEADYRAIKQVLLNLLSNAIKFTPRAGSVTIRAEIRRDPFGDMVKVSVIDTGIGIAKEDLARLARPFEQVESQFSKTTQGTGLGLALTKSLIHMHDGGLEMHSQPGEGTTVTFTLPVRQSDQKATRDFAAA; from the coding sequence GTGCGCGCCAAGTCAGCCCGGGCGCCGTCCCAGGCGTTCGTCCGGATCGCCATCCTGTCCGCCCTGCTGCTGCTGGCCATCTACACCGCCTTCGGCGTCAGGCGTTTGCAGAGCGAGGTCTCGTCCAATCCCGGCGGCGCCTCGCTGGCGGCCAAGGCCGGGCTGATCGCCGGCCGTGTCGAGACCAATCTCGCCGCCCAGCGCGCCGGCCTGTCGGCCGCCGCCGACCTGCTCGCGCATGATCCGGGCGCGCCCGCGGACGCGGCCGAGATCGCGCTGCGCGCCGCCGGGGGCGAAGCCGCCGCCGTCGCCATCATCACCGGCTCTGGCGATATCGTGGCCGTGGCCGGCCGTGACGAGGCCGCCGACTGGAAAGCCGCCGCGCATGCCGCCGCCATCACGGGCCGCAACACCTGGACCGGCTCGGTCGGCCGCGCCGGCCGGCTCTATGTCGCCACCGCCGCCACCGTGGATCAGGTCCCCGCCTTCGTGATCGCCAGCGGCGACGCCTCGCGGCTGGTCGTGGATCCGGAAAAGGGCGACAGCGCCGCCCTGGCCCTGCCCGACGGCAAGCTGATCACCCTGCGCGGACGCGATATTCGCGGCGCGACCACCTTGCGCGAGGCCTTCGCCCTGCCCCCCGAGGCCCTGGGCCGCCGCGTCGCCGTTCGCGGCCGAGCCGTCGACGGGGCCCGCCTCGACATCGCCGTGCGCCCGGTGGCCGAAGGCGCCCTGCTGGTGGTGTCCGCCGCGCCGATGCGCTCGGCCGCGACGCTGGAGCGCCAGGTGATGCAAGGCGCCTTCAACATGATGGCCCCGCTGGCCATCGGCATCGCCCTGGCCCTGCTGCTGATGATCCAGAGCCGCAAGGTCGAGCACGCCCACCGCGAGTTCATTGACAGCGAACAGCGCTTCCGCCTGGCCGTCGAGGCCGCCCGCTGCGGCATCTGGGAATGGGATCTGAGCAGCGACCAGGTGTTTCTATCCGACGTCACCGGCGCGATGTTCGGCTGGAGCGGTGGCGGAGTCGTGTCGGGCCAGGACCTCCTGGAGCGCATCTCGGTCGATCACCGCGAACGGGTTCGCAACGCCCTGGCCAACGCGGCCATGTACGGCGCCTTCGACGTCTCGTTCCGCGTCCCCGCCGCCGAGCAAGGTGCGCGCTCCCTGTGGGTCGATGCGCGCGGTCAGGGTTTCGGCAGATCCGGCGCGGACGGCTTCGTCCGCATCATCGGCGTGGCCCTGGACGTCACCGAGGAGCGCATCGCCCAGGCCCGCGCCCAGGCCGCCGAGAACCGCCTGCGCGACGCCATCGAGAGCGTGTCGGAAGCCTTCGTGCTGTGGGACCGCCAAGGTCGCCTGCTGATGTGCAACCGCAACTACCGCAACGTCTTCTCGCTCGAGCCCCGGATCCTCAAGCCCGGCGCCGCCCGCGCCGAGGTCAACCGGTTCGCGGCCCGCGCCATCCGGCAGGAGCATCCCGCGCCCGACGGCGCCAAGGGCGTGCGCGAGGCCGAGCTGATGGACGGCCGCTGGATCCAGATCAGCGAGCGGCGCACGGCCGAGGGCGGCCTCGTTATGACCGCCGCCGACATCACGGCGATCAAGAACCAGGAAGAGGCTCGCCGCCTCAACGAGGAGCAACTGCAGAACGCCGTCGCCGGCCTGGAGCGCAGCCAGGAGCAGCTGGCCGAACTGGCCCGCAAGTACGAGACCGAAAAGGTCAAGGCCGAGGGCGCCAACCGGGCCAAGAGCGAGTTCCTGGCCAACATGTCCCACGAGCTGCGCACGCCGCTAAACGCCATCAATGGCTTCTCCGAGATCATGATGAACGAGATGTTCGGCGCGCTCGGCGACCCGCGCTACAAGGGCTACAGCCAGGACATCCACTCGTCGGGTCAGCACCTGCTGGCGCTGATCAACGACATCCTCGACATGTCGAAGATCGAGGCCGGCAAGATGAACCTCAAGTTCGAGCCGATGCACCTGGAGGACGTGGCCGAGGACGCCGTCCGCCTGATCCGCAACCGCGCCGAGGCCGCCGGCCTCGCGCTCAGCATCGAGTTCCCGCACCTGCCCGAGATCGAGGCCGACTACCGCGCGATCAAGCAGGTGCTACTGAACCTGCTGTCGAACGCCATCAAGTTCACACCCCGCGCCGGCAGCGTCACGATCCGCGCCGAGATCCGTCGCGACCCGTTCGGCGACATGGTCAAGGTGTCGGTCATCGACACCGGCATCGGCATCGCCAAGGAGGACCTGGCGCGCCTGGCCCGGCCGTTCGAACAGGTCGAGAGCCAGTTCTCCAAGACCACCCAGGGCACGGGCCTGGGCCTGGCCCTGACCAAGTCGCTGATCCACATGCACGACGGCGGTCTGGAAATGCACTCCCAGCCCGGCGAAGGCACCACGGTCACCTTCACCCTTCCCGTCCGCCAGAGCGACCAGAAGGCCACGCGCGACTTCGCGGCGGCCTGA
- a CDS encoding 3D domain-containing protein — protein sequence MRRQLAGILATAVISAFAIPALANAATGADSAPASATRVDPLGDLITSALTGALPGSVDFKMRATMYHAGAKGIRAFDSLGCKVAAMRTVAVDPKVIPRRTVIFIKETVGLPMPDGGKHDGYWYASDIGGAIKGLKLDLFSGFGAASMKALGSVDLSNLSVSTVGEFKGCPPQ from the coding sequence ATGCGACGCCAACTCGCCGGAATTTTGGCCACCGCGGTCATCTCCGCATTCGCCATTCCCGCCCTCGCCAATGCCGCCACCGGTGCGGACTCCGCGCCCGCCTCGGCCACGCGCGTCGATCCCCTGGGCGACCTGATCACCTCGGCTCTGACCGGCGCCCTGCCCGGTTCGGTCGACTTCAAGATGCGGGCGACGATGTATCACGCCGGCGCCAAGGGCATCCGCGCGTTCGACTCGCTGGGCTGCAAGGTCGCGGCCATGCGCACCGTCGCGGTCGATCCCAAGGTGATCCCGCGCCGCACCGTCATCTTCATCAAGGAAACCGTCGGCCTGCCGATGCCCGACGGCGGCAAGCACGACGGCTACTGGTACGCTTCCGACATCGGCGGCGCGATCAAGGGCCTGAAACTCGACCTGTTCAGCGGCTTCGGCGCCGCCTCGATGAAGGCCCTGGGCAGCGTGGATCTGTCCAACCTGTCGGTCAGCACCGTCGGTGAATTCAAGGGCTGCCCGCCGCAGTAG
- a CDS encoding MerC domain-containing protein — protein MTPSVAKALDLSAVGLSGLCLAHCLALPALALLLPALGAWAQAEWVHVAFVTLAAPVAALAFVDLRARRPRSWPLAWAATGGLMLMAAGALGFPSENLERPLTILGGLVLAGAHVANWRRRHRCGDCA, from the coding sequence ATGACGCCGTCCGTGGCCAAGGCCCTCGATCTTTCCGCCGTGGGCCTCTCCGGTCTGTGTCTGGCGCACTGCCTGGCCTTGCCCGCCCTGGCGCTGCTGTTGCCGGCGCTGGGGGCGTGGGCCCAGGCCGAATGGGTGCACGTGGCGTTCGTCACGCTCGCCGCGCCGGTCGCCGCATTGGCGTTCGTCGATCTCCGCGCGCGACGGCCGCGCTCGTGGCCGCTGGCCTGGGCGGCGACGGGCGGCCTGATGTTGATGGCGGCGGGCGCGCTGGGCTTTCCCAGCGAAAACCTGGAGCGACCGCTGACCATATTGGGCGGGCTCGTCCTGGCCGGGGCGCATGTCGCCAATTGGCGTCGCCGCCACCGGTGCGGTGACTGCGCCTAG
- the pepN gene encoding aminopeptidase N, producing the protein MRTDTPQPIRLADYRPFPFAIETTRLVFELHPSRTRVKAELSVRRTSDTREALVLNGERLKLLSVAIDGQALSANQYAIDPEQLTIHEVPDQFVLTTEVEIDPSSNKALMGLYMSGGRFCTQCEAEGFRTITYFPDRPDVLSRYSVRIEADRKFTHLLSNGNLVGSGALDDDRFFAEWTDPFPKPCYLFALVAGHLDVLADKFITMSGREVALRVFVDPGQASRAAYALDSLKRAMKWDEDTFGREYDLDLFMIVAVRDFNFGAMENKGLNIFNSSLLLADPETATDLDYERIEAVVAHEYFHNWTGNRITCRDWFQLCLKEGFTVFRDQSFSADMRGEAVQRIKEVRALRARQFAEDAGPLAHPVRPSSYLKIDNFYTATIYEKGSEIIRMLKTILGAEAFRKGCDLYFQRHDGEATTVEAFIACFAEASGRDLTDFFGWYEQAGTPAVTLQTAYDEAARALTLTLSQTTAPTPGQPTKRALPIPVAIGLLSTSGEVLRDTEVVLLDEATATVRWENVASEPVVSALRGFSAPVNLTTDARPADRYVLFASDPDLFNRWEAGQTLARDLILGRAGGAPDEVGEERYAEALGQALVDDAAEPAFKAQLLALPSEPDLALMSEPADPAALHAARDHLRARIAVHLGDLLRRLHGDMQSDNEFSASAQAAGRRALRNACAEALSADPHNDNLMRIVGHYEAARNMTDMIGGLYPLVAIGGVARDKALANFHYAWRTEPLVLDKWFSVQGRDPNEDVLERVMALTTHPDFEPTNPNRLRALVSTFANFNPARFHDPSGAGYRFLTDQILAVDAFNPMTAARMIEPLGGWRRYRPELGQLMREQLERIVAHPELSKNVLELATKALG; encoded by the coding sequence ATGCGCACCGACACGCCGCAGCCGATCCGGCTGGCTGACTATCGCCCCTTCCCGTTCGCCATCGAGACCACGCGGCTGGTCTTCGAGCTGCACCCGTCGCGGACGCGGGTGAAGGCCGAGCTGTCAGTGCGGCGAACGAGCGACACGCGCGAGGCGCTGGTGCTGAACGGCGAGCGGCTGAAGCTGCTGTCCGTCGCCATCGACGGCCAGGCGCTGAGCGCCAACCAGTACGCGATCGATCCCGAGCAGCTGACGATCCACGAGGTCCCCGACCAGTTCGTCCTGACCACCGAGGTCGAGATCGATCCGTCGTCGAACAAGGCGCTGATGGGTCTCTACATGTCCGGCGGGCGGTTCTGTACCCAGTGCGAGGCCGAGGGCTTCCGCACCATCACCTACTTCCCCGACCGGCCCGACGTGCTGTCCCGCTACAGCGTGCGCATCGAGGCCGACCGCAAGTTCACGCACCTGCTGAGCAACGGCAATCTGGTGGGTAGCGGCGCGCTGGACGACGACCGCTTCTTCGCCGAGTGGACGGACCCCTTCCCCAAGCCCTGCTACCTGTTCGCCCTGGTGGCCGGCCACCTAGATGTCCTGGCCGACAAGTTCATCACCATGAGCGGCCGCGAGGTCGCCCTGCGGGTCTTCGTCGACCCGGGCCAGGCGTCGCGCGCCGCCTACGCCCTGGACAGCCTGAAGCGGGCGATGAAGTGGGACGAGGACACCTTCGGCCGCGAATACGACCTCGACCTCTTCATGATCGTGGCCGTGCGCGACTTCAACTTCGGGGCCATGGAGAACAAGGGGCTGAACATCTTCAACAGCTCCCTGCTGCTGGCCGATCCCGAGACCGCCACCGACCTGGACTACGAGCGGATCGAGGCCGTGGTCGCCCACGAATACTTCCACAACTGGACCGGCAACCGCATCACCTGCCGCGACTGGTTCCAGCTGTGCCTGAAGGAAGGCTTCACCGTCTTCCGCGACCAGAGCTTCAGCGCCGACATGCGCGGCGAGGCGGTGCAGCGGATCAAGGAGGTTCGCGCCCTGCGCGCCCGGCAGTTCGCCGAGGACGCCGGTCCCCTGGCCCATCCGGTGCGGCCGTCCAGCTATCTGAAGATCGACAACTTCTACACCGCGACGATCTACGAGAAGGGCTCGGAGATCATCCGCATGCTCAAGACCATCCTGGGCGCCGAGGCGTTCCGGAAGGGCTGCGATCTCTACTTCCAGCGCCATGACGGCGAGGCGACCACGGTCGAGGCTTTCATCGCCTGTTTCGCCGAGGCCTCGGGCCGCGACCTCACCGACTTCTTCGGCTGGTACGAGCAGGCCGGCACGCCGGCGGTGACCCTGCAGACCGCCTACGACGAAGCGGCTCGGGCCCTGACCCTGACCCTGTCCCAGACCACCGCCCCGACGCCCGGCCAGCCCACCAAGCGCGCCCTGCCGATCCCGGTGGCGATCGGCCTGCTGTCGACCAGCGGCGAGGTCCTGCGCGACACCGAGGTGGTGCTGCTGGACGAGGCCACGGCCACCGTCCGTTGGGAGAACGTGGCCAGTGAACCGGTCGTCTCGGCGCTGCGCGGCTTCTCGGCCCCGGTGAACCTGACGACCGATGCGCGGCCGGCCGACCGCTACGTCCTGTTCGCTTCGGATCCCGACCTGTTCAACCGCTGGGAAGCCGGCCAGACGCTGGCGCGCGACCTGATCCTGGGCCGCGCGGGCGGCGCGCCGGACGAGGTCGGCGAGGAGCGCTACGCCGAGGCGCTGGGTCAGGCCCTGGTCGACGACGCCGCCGAGCCAGCCTTCAAGGCCCAGCTGCTGGCCCTGCCCTCCGAGCCCGATCTGGCCCTGATGTCAGAGCCCGCCGACCCGGCGGCCCTGCACGCGGCGCGAGACCACCTGCGCGCGCGCATCGCCGTGCATCTGGGCGACCTTCTGCGCCGCCTGCACGGCGATATGCAGAGCGACAACGAGTTCTCGGCCAGCGCCCAGGCCGCCGGCCGGCGCGCCCTCCGCAACGCCTGCGCCGAGGCCCTGTCCGCCGATCCGCACAACGACAACCTGATGCGTATCGTCGGCCACTACGAGGCCGCGCGAAACATGACCGACATGATCGGCGGCCTCTATCCGCTGGTGGCGATCGGCGGCGTCGCGCGCGACAAGGCGTTGGCCAATTTCCACTATGCCTGGCGGACCGAGCCGCTGGTGCTGGACAAGTGGTTCTCGGTGCAGGGCCGTGATCCGAATGAGGACGTCCTGGAGCGGGTGATGGCCCTGACCACCCATCCGGACTTCGAGCCGACCAATCCCAACCGTCTGCGGGCCCTGGTCTCGACCTTCGCCAACTTCAATCCGGCGCGGTTCCACGATCCCAGCGGCGCGGGCTACCGCTTCCTGACCGACCAGATCCTGGCCGTGGACGCCTTCAATCCGATGACCGCGGCGCGCATGATCGAGCCGCTGGGCGGCTGGCGGCGCTACAGGCCGGAGCTGGGCCAGCTGATGCGCGAGCAGCTCGAACGCATCGTCGCCCATCCGGAGCTGTCGAAGAACGTGCTGGAACTGGCGACCAAGGCCCTGGGCTGA